A genomic region of Stenotrophomonas sp. NA06056 contains the following coding sequences:
- a CDS encoding haloacid dehalogenase-like hydrolase, whose protein sequence is MKTYYPTPRDDAPLVVFDFDHTLYDGDSGTHLFASLIKRNPLRMLAALLVTPIAGPMVAMLPTRRAGISVYVWIGSFGLHRAREFNKVIDAYVLRNEAQMRAKLLPQALEVFAAHRAKGDRVVVATGAPPELARAILAFVAHQDVPVIGTEVGPRLGGVGPTRHCHNEEKMRMLRERGYGDIDIAYSDSTADLPLLLAAKAPVVVNPKPAKVEFFRRVLPAGTRILNWGCVDRGGDKA, encoded by the coding sequence ATGAAAACGTACTATCCGACGCCGCGCGACGATGCGCCGCTGGTGGTCTTCGATTTCGACCACACCCTCTACGACGGCGATTCGGGCACCCACCTGTTCGCCTCGCTGATCAAGCGCAACCCGCTGCGGATGCTGGCGGCGCTGCTGGTCACCCCGATTGCCGGGCCGATGGTGGCGATGCTGCCGACCCGCCGTGCCGGCATTTCGGTCTATGTGTGGATCGGCAGCTTCGGCCTGCATCGCGCCCGCGAGTTCAACAAGGTGATCGATGCGTACGTGCTGCGCAACGAGGCGCAGATGCGTGCGAAGCTGCTGCCACAGGCGCTGGAGGTATTCGCCGCGCACCGGGCCAAGGGCGATCGCGTGGTGGTGGCTACCGGCGCACCGCCGGAGCTGGCTCGCGCGATCCTGGCCTTCGTGGCCCACCAGGATGTGCCGGTGATCGGCACCGAAGTGGGGCCGCGTCTGGGCGGAGTAGGGCCGACCCGCCACTGCCACAACGAAGAGAAGATGCGCATGCTGCGCGAGCGCGGCTACGGCGACATCGATATTGCCTACTCCGACAGCACCGCCGACCTGCCGCTGCTGCTTGCAGCGAAAGCGCCGGTGGTGGTCAACCCGAAGCCGGCCAAGGTGGAGTTCTTCCGCCGCGTGCTGCCGGCCGGCACCCGCATCCTCAACTGGGGCTGCGTGGACCGGGGCGGCGACAAGGCGTAA
- the trpC gene encoding indole-3-glycerol phosphate synthase TrpC, with product MSDILQTILARKAEEVAQRRAQRPLEELQAALADAPPVRGFVRALQAAVANGDPAVIAEVKKASPSKGVIRPDFRPADIAVSYEFGGASCLSVLTDVDFFQGADVYLQQAREACTLPVLRKDFVIDAYQVVEARVLGADCILLIVAALDDTQLATLSELAMSLGMDVLVEVHDIDELERALQVPAPMIGINNRNLRTFEVSLQTTLDMQNAVPRDRLLVTESGILGPQDVALMRDAGIHAFLVGEAFMRVEEPGEGLRQLFFAA from the coding sequence ATGAGCGATATCCTGCAGACGATCCTGGCCCGCAAGGCCGAAGAAGTAGCCCAGCGCCGCGCCCAGCGCCCGCTCGAGGAGCTGCAGGCCGCGCTGGCCGATGCGCCACCGGTGCGCGGCTTCGTGCGCGCGCTGCAGGCGGCGGTGGCCAACGGCGACCCGGCTGTGATTGCCGAAGTGAAGAAGGCCAGCCCCTCCAAGGGCGTGATCCGCCCCGACTTCCGCCCGGCCGACATCGCGGTCAGCTACGAGTTCGGCGGCGCCAGCTGCCTGTCGGTGCTGACCGACGTCGACTTCTTCCAGGGCGCCGACGTCTACCTGCAGCAGGCGCGCGAGGCCTGCACGCTGCCGGTGCTGCGCAAGGACTTCGTGATCGACGCCTACCAGGTGGTCGAGGCGCGCGTGCTCGGCGCCGACTGCATCCTGCTGATCGTTGCCGCGCTGGATGATACGCAGCTGGCCACGCTGTCCGAACTGGCGATGTCGCTGGGCATGGACGTGCTGGTGGAAGTGCATGACATCGACGAGCTGGAGCGTGCGCTGCAGGTACCGGCGCCGATGATCGGCATCAACAACCGCAACCTGCGTACCTTCGAGGTCTCGCTGCAGACCACGCTGGACATGCAGAACGCGGTGCCGCGCGACCGCCTGCTGGTCACCGAGAGCGGCATCCTCGGCCCGCAGGACGTGGCGCTGATGCGCGATGCCGGCATCCATGCGTTCCTGGTCGGCGAGGCCTTCATGCGTGTGGAAGAGCCGGGCGAGGGCCTGCGTCAGCTATTCTTCGCGGCATGA
- the trpD gene encoding anthranilate phosphoribosyltransferase, which produces MSFSPQEALQRTIEHREIFFDEMVDLMRQIMRGDVSPMMTAAILTGLRVKKETIDEIAAAATVMREFALAVPVADTTHLVDIVGTGGDGSHTFNISTCAMFVAAAAGARVAKHGNRSVSSKSGSADAVEALGAAIELQPAQVAAAIEQTGIGFMFAPIHHPSMKVVAPVRREMGVRTIFNILGPLTNPANAPSVLMGVFHPDLVGIQARVLRELGAERAMVVWGRDNMDEISLGAGTLVGELRDGKVREYEIHPEDFGIAMSASRNLRVDGPEQSIAMLRAVLDNEPGPALDIVALNAGAALYVAGVASDIGDGLARARVAIANGSARQRLQQYVETTRALVA; this is translated from the coding sequence ATGAGCTTCTCCCCCCAGGAAGCCCTGCAACGCACCATCGAGCACCGCGAAATCTTTTTCGACGAGATGGTCGACCTGATGCGGCAGATCATGCGCGGTGATGTCTCGCCGATGATGACCGCCGCCATCCTCACCGGCCTGCGCGTAAAGAAGGAAACCATCGACGAGATCGCTGCCGCCGCAACGGTGATGCGCGAGTTCGCGCTGGCCGTGCCGGTCGCCGATACCACCCACCTGGTCGACATCGTCGGCACCGGTGGCGATGGCTCGCATACCTTCAACATCTCCACCTGCGCGATGTTCGTGGCGGCGGCGGCCGGTGCGCGCGTAGCCAAGCATGGCAACCGCAGCGTGTCGTCCAAGTCCGGCAGTGCCGATGCGGTCGAAGCACTCGGCGCGGCCATCGAGCTGCAGCCTGCGCAGGTGGCAGCGGCCATCGAACAGACCGGCATCGGCTTCATGTTCGCGCCGATCCACCACCCGTCGATGAAGGTCGTCGCGCCGGTACGCCGCGAGATGGGGGTGCGCACCATCTTCAACATCCTCGGTCCGCTGACCAACCCTGCCAATGCGCCGTCGGTGCTGATGGGCGTGTTCCATCCCGACCTGGTGGGCATCCAGGCGCGCGTGCTGCGCGAACTGGGCGCCGAGCGCGCGATGGTGGTGTGGGGCCGCGACAACATGGACGAGATCTCACTGGGTGCCGGCACCCTGGTGGGTGAGCTGCGCGACGGCAAGGTGCGCGAGTACGAGATCCATCCGGAAGACTTCGGCATCGCCATGTCGGCCAGCCGCAACCTGCGCGTGGACGGCCCGGAGCAGTCCATCGCCATGCTGCGCGCGGTGCTCGACAACGAGCCGGGCCCGGCGCTGGACATCGTCGCCCTGAACGCGGGCGCAGCGTTGTACGTGGCCGGCGTGGCCAGCGACATCGGCGATGGCCTGGCCCGCGCACGTGTCGCCATCGCCAACGGCAGCGCCCGCCAGCGCCTGCAGCAGTATGTGGAGACCACCCGCGCGCTGGTTGCCTGA
- a CDS encoding aminodeoxychorismate/anthranilate synthase component II codes for MLWMIDNYDSFTYNLVQYLQTLGAEVKVVRNDAMSVDEIAAQKPERIVISPGPCTPNEAGVSLELIQRLGPTTPILGVCLGHQGIGQVYGGTVIRAGNIMHGKTSPIRHEGKGVFAGLPDGYQATRYHSLVVDKNSLPDALEVTAWTENEDGSIEEIMGLRHRQFPVEGVQFHPESILTEHGHALLRNFLQRPAA; via the coding sequence ATGTTGTGGATGATCGACAACTACGACAGCTTCACCTACAACCTCGTGCAGTACCTGCAGACGCTGGGTGCCGAGGTGAAGGTGGTGCGCAACGATGCGATGAGCGTGGACGAGATCGCCGCGCAGAAACCCGAGCGCATCGTCATCTCGCCCGGCCCGTGCACGCCCAATGAAGCAGGCGTGTCGCTGGAGCTGATCCAGCGCCTGGGCCCGACCACGCCGATCCTCGGCGTGTGCCTGGGCCACCAGGGTATCGGCCAGGTGTACGGCGGCACGGTCATCCGTGCCGGCAACATCATGCACGGCAAGACCTCGCCGATCCGCCATGAGGGCAAGGGTGTGTTCGCCGGCCTGCCGGATGGCTACCAGGCCACCCGCTACCACTCGCTGGTGGTGGACAAGAACAGCCTGCCTGACGCGCTGGAAGTGACCGCGTGGACCGAGAACGAGGATGGCTCGATCGAAGAGATCATGGGCCTGCGCCACCGCCAGTTCCCGGTCGAGGGCGTGCAGTTCCATCCCGAATCCATCCTCACCGAACACGGCCATGCCCTGCTGCGCAATTTCCTGCAGCGCCCGGCTGCCTGA
- a CDS encoding SIMPL domain-containing protein, translating into MKLLSVLLWSSLLATMAPSAWAQANTIPSQPHLLVKGEARRVVMPDRFGLQLNIEETDMDADAARRRVQDNVARVLALFKQHKAVEGSVRADNLQIGPATRYEQSRQVFIGTRVSRQLRASFASVKAMQDVLGALKANENVQVSSIAPTYSGEVALRRELKGEAAAKTRESAQGLAKAYGTRVRGLYSISDVAPNFAYGIQAGQWPQLGGDGEYLDRISVTGSYAPASAPAPAAPESIEAGPITYTENVYAIFLISDGT; encoded by the coding sequence ATGAAGCTGCTGAGCGTTCTACTGTGGTCGTCGCTGCTGGCCACGATGGCCCCGTCTGCGTGGGCGCAGGCCAACACCATTCCCTCGCAGCCGCACCTGCTGGTGAAGGGCGAGGCGCGCCGCGTGGTGATGCCGGACCGGTTCGGCCTGCAGTTGAACATCGAAGAGACCGACATGGATGCCGACGCCGCTCGCCGCCGCGTGCAGGACAACGTTGCCCGCGTGCTGGCGCTGTTCAAGCAGCACAAGGCAGTGGAGGGCAGCGTACGTGCGGACAACCTCCAGATCGGTCCAGCCACCCGCTACGAGCAGAGCCGGCAGGTCTTCATCGGCACCCGCGTGTCGCGCCAGCTGCGTGCCAGCTTCGCCAGCGTGAAGGCGATGCAGGACGTGCTGGGTGCGCTGAAGGCCAACGAGAACGTACAGGTCAGCAGCATTGCCCCGACCTACTCGGGCGAAGTGGCGCTGCGCCGCGAGCTCAAGGGCGAGGCGGCGGCCAAGACCCGCGAGTCTGCGCAGGGCCTGGCCAAGGCCTATGGAACAAGGGTGCGTGGCCTGTACAGCATCTCCGATGTGGCGCCGAACTTCGCCTACGGCATCCAGGCCGGGCAGTGGCCGCAGCTCGGCGGGGATGGCGAGTATCTCGACCGGATCTCGGTGACCGGCAGCTACGCGCCGGCCTCGGCACCTGCGCCGGCCGCACCGGAGTCCATCGAAGCCGGTCCCATCACCTACACCGAAAACGTGTACGCCATTTTCCTGATAAGCGACGGAACCTGA
- the trpE gene encoding anthranilate synthase component I, whose product MISHAQFQQQAAEGHTHIPVVREVLSDLDTPLSVYLKLADGPNTYLFESVEGGERFGRYSIIGLPARRVYAFHGHALTVRENGQVVESREVADPFAEVEALRSAHSVPKLDGLPGFTGGLVGWFGFECIGYIEPRLASPAGRDELGTPDILLLHSDELAVFDNLKGRLYLIVHADPRQAGAFEQAQARLDALTAKLRAPGAGYPAPLTSDVLDESDFVSGFTREGFVDAVQRSKEYIRAGDIFQVVLSQRLSVPFKARPVDVYRALRALNPSPYMYFLDVGDLQVVGSSPEILVRLQDGEVTVRPIAGTRPRGATPELDQALEVELLADPKERAEHLMLIDLGRNDAGRVSKAGTVEVGEQFVIERYSHVMHIVSEVTGQLQPGLSYADVLRATFPAGTVSGAPKIRALEVIRELEPIKRNVYAGSIGYIGWHGDADTAIAIRTAVIKDGRLYVQAGAGIVYDSDPDKEWDETMNKGRALFRAVAQAAKGL is encoded by the coding sequence TTGATCTCGCACGCTCAGTTTCAGCAGCAGGCCGCTGAAGGCCACACCCATATTCCCGTTGTCCGCGAAGTGCTGTCCGACCTGGACACGCCGCTTTCGGTCTATCTGAAGCTCGCCGACGGCCCCAATACCTACCTGTTTGAATCCGTCGAAGGCGGCGAGCGCTTTGGTCGTTACTCGATCATCGGCCTGCCGGCACGCCGCGTGTATGCCTTCCACGGCCATGCCCTGACCGTGCGTGAGAACGGCCAGGTGGTGGAAAGCCGCGAGGTGGCCGACCCGTTCGCCGAGGTCGAGGCGCTGCGCAGCGCCCACTCGGTGCCCAAGCTGGACGGCCTGCCGGGCTTCACCGGTGGCCTGGTCGGCTGGTTCGGCTTCGAATGCATCGGCTACATCGAGCCGCGCCTGGCCTCGCCGGCCGGCCGTGACGAACTCGGTACCCCGGACATCCTGCTGCTGCACTCCGATGAGCTGGCGGTATTCGACAACCTGAAGGGCCGGCTGTACCTGATCGTGCATGCCGATCCGCGCCAAGCGGGCGCCTTCGAGCAGGCCCAGGCCCGCTTGGATGCACTGACCGCCAAACTGCGCGCGCCAGGAGCAGGCTATCCGGCGCCGCTGACCAGCGACGTGTTGGACGAGTCCGACTTCGTCTCCGGTTTCACCCGCGAAGGCTTCGTCGACGCGGTCCAGCGCAGCAAGGAATACATCCGTGCCGGCGACATCTTCCAGGTGGTGCTCAGCCAGCGCCTGAGCGTGCCGTTCAAGGCGCGCCCGGTGGATGTCTACCGCGCGCTGCGTGCACTGAACCCGTCGCCGTACATGTATTTCCTTGATGTCGGCGACCTGCAGGTGGTCGGCTCCTCGCCGGAAATCCTGGTGCGTCTGCAGGACGGCGAAGTGACCGTGCGCCCGATCGCCGGTACCCGCCCGCGCGGCGCCACGCCGGAGCTGGACCAGGCGCTGGAGGTCGAGCTGCTGGCCGATCCGAAGGAGCGCGCCGAGCACCTGATGCTGATCGACCTGGGCCGCAATGACGCCGGCCGCGTGTCCAAGGCCGGCACCGTCGAAGTGGGCGAGCAGTTCGTGATCGAACGCTACAGCCACGTCATGCACATCGTCAGCGAAGTGACCGGGCAGCTGCAGCCGGGCCTGAGCTATGCCGACGTGCTGCGCGCCACCTTCCCGGCCGGTACGGTCAGCGGCGCGCCGAAGATCCGCGCGCTGGAAGTGATCCGCGAGCTGGAACCGATCAAGCGCAATGTCTACGCCGGCAGCATCGGCTACATCGGCTGGCACGGCGATGCCGATACCGCGATCGCGATCCGCACCGCGGTGATCAAGGATGGCCGCCTGTACGTGCAGGCCGGCGCCGGCATCGTCTACGACTCGGACCCGGACAAGGAATGGGACGAGACGATGAACAAGGGCCGCGCGCTGTTCCGCGCTGTTGCCCAGGCCGCCAAGGGCCTGTGA
- a CDS encoding XVIPCD domain-containing protein translates to MRASNDPDALREAGINISDAELKEVLQPRKSGFRAEIYIPDKRVFGEDAKPVVVYKGSTGEILDPLAPNGRRESGGEDFLNNGQQGIGMRSDYYDRAMELAVAMNRRLPGGFEIAGHSLGGGMASAASAVTGARATTFNAAGLHPATPARYAKDNGLPTFDTQQSVHTYQTTGEVLNDVQNGMHRLSEHQRRGYGVLANELGMVLKDPAMQKVVGEKLREMLPPGAQTSAAQFIEQLASQPGQQALRDIPLAAGRLELLLEPKTRDAHGALVDRPHVAPPSQVAELAGPLSTVLHATAYGMRGGRLAGEQVERAGAATAHALDKVGDGVERVLKTEGMVIGKVVNMGSTSLQVSTRATSTVIASGRELTGSIEATLHRVESQTRSHGLSALSWVADRVGADNVAGRLARQAEAVRDHGEHHAQHATKQAVAEAAGTRAAGERVAASISHDGQWVAGKLQNGFATAGAHVDRGYDLVASQLKGITAKAPITLSTLGGAAVGIGATAATHLPTGNLALDAMKLHNLDKSERVIRGMMPAFSEATARHGMDPTVIPSLDSELIKQEAAARKLVEQHPRIQHPEDGRRASVAAEPTARGPGINDPGHTDYRLFNGAQTGVHALDAAHNRVPNLQSDQLAGALAVQAKREGLESISHVVLSDDHSRAFAVDTPDLNAAHRRHAHVDVAAGMAQPLSASTAQIDALNASREQAQGVSLAQQQVQETQEQARRMG, encoded by the coding sequence GTGCGCGCGAGTAATGATCCCGACGCGCTGCGCGAAGCTGGCATCAACATCTCGGACGCCGAACTCAAGGAAGTGCTGCAGCCGAGGAAATCAGGATTCCGCGCCGAAATCTACATCCCCGACAAGCGCGTCTTTGGCGAGGATGCGAAACCTGTCGTGGTGTACAAAGGATCCACGGGTGAGATTCTTGACCCGCTGGCGCCCAATGGAAGACGTGAATCCGGCGGCGAGGATTTCCTCAACAACGGTCAGCAGGGTATCGGCATGCGCAGCGATTATTACGATCGCGCGATGGAACTTGCCGTAGCCATGAACCGTCGTCTGCCCGGCGGCTTTGAGATCGCCGGCCACTCCCTCGGCGGTGGCATGGCTTCCGCCGCGTCCGCAGTCACCGGCGCACGTGCCACCACGTTCAACGCCGCCGGCCTGCATCCGGCAACTCCGGCGCGTTATGCCAAGGACAACGGCCTGCCGACCTTCGACACGCAGCAGTCCGTGCACACCTACCAGACCACCGGTGAAGTGCTGAACGATGTGCAGAACGGCATGCACCGCCTGAGCGAGCATCAGCGTCGTGGCTACGGCGTGCTTGCCAACGAACTGGGCATGGTGCTGAAGGATCCGGCCATGCAGAAGGTCGTCGGTGAAAAGCTGCGCGAGATGCTGCCCCCTGGCGCGCAGACCTCTGCGGCACAGTTCATCGAACAACTGGCGAGCCAGCCGGGCCAGCAGGCGCTGCGCGATATTCCGCTCGCGGCAGGGCGCCTCGAACTGCTGCTTGAGCCCAAGACCCGCGACGCGCACGGGGCACTCGTCGATCGCCCGCACGTGGCGCCGCCCAGCCAGGTGGCGGAACTGGCGGGCCCGCTGTCCACCGTGCTGCACGCCACGGCGTACGGCATGCGCGGCGGTCGCCTGGCCGGCGAGCAGGTCGAACGGGCCGGCGCCGCCACTGCCCATGCGCTGGACAAGGTGGGCGATGGTGTCGAGCGCGTACTGAAGACCGAAGGCATGGTCATCGGCAAGGTGGTGAACATGGGGTCCACCAGCCTGCAGGTGAGCACCCGGGCGACCAGTACGGTGATTGCTTCGGGGCGCGAACTGACCGGAAGCATCGAAGCCACGTTGCACCGCGTGGAATCGCAGACCCGCTCCCATGGCCTGTCCGCACTGTCGTGGGTGGCTGACCGGGTGGGCGCGGACAACGTCGCCGGCAGGCTTGCCAGGCAGGCCGAAGCTGTCCGTGACCACGGCGAGCACCATGCGCAGCACGCGACGAAACAGGCCGTTGCCGAAGCCGCAGGCACACGCGCGGCGGGTGAACGCGTGGCCGCTTCCATCAGCCACGACGGCCAATGGGTGGCCGGCAAGCTGCAGAACGGGTTCGCCACTGCCGGCGCCCACGTCGATCGCGGCTATGACCTGGTGGCGTCCCAGCTGAAGGGCATCACTGCCAAGGCGCCAATCACCCTGTCTACGCTGGGTGGTGCCGCGGTGGGTATCGGGGCTACCGCCGCGACCCACTTGCCGACCGGCAACCTGGCGTTGGACGCAATGAAGCTGCACAACCTCGACAAGTCCGAACGCGTCATCCGCGGCATGATGCCGGCCTTCAGCGAGGCGACTGCCCGCCATGGCATGGATCCGACCGTCATCCCCAGCCTGGATTCGGAACTGATCAAGCAGGAAGCCGCCGCCCGCAAGCTGGTCGAGCAGCACCCGCGCATCCAGCATCCGGAGGATGGCCGCCGCGCCAGCGTGGCAGCAGAACCCACCGCGCGCGGGCCCGGTATCAACGACCCTGGCCACACCGACTACCGGTTGTTCAACGGCGCACAGACCGGCGTGCACGCCCTGGATGCCGCCCACAACCGTGTGCCGAACCTGCAGAGCGACCAGCTCGCCGGTGCACTGGCCGTGCAGGCCAAGCGCGAGGGGCTGGAGTCCATTTCCCACGTGGTGCTCAGCGATGATCACAGCCGCGCCTTCGCGGTGGATACGCCCGACCTGAACGCCGCACACCGCCGCCATGCGCACGTCGATGTGGCGGCGGGGATGGCCCAGCCGCTGAGCGCGAGCACGGCCCAGATTGACGCGCTCAATGCCAGTCGCGAGCAGGCGCAGGGGGTGTCGCTGGCCCAGCAGCAGGTGCAGGAGACCCAGGAACAGGCACGGCGGATGGGCTAG
- a CDS encoding ankyrin repeat domain-containing protein: protein MSVILHNMTTKFLASAALITLLLVAGCSGTSAHGADGYFEGAALRLAIAAESGDAEAIRHLVKDEGVNPDKAFSMRDGIPLIAWPLRARNIEGLKVLLDVGADPNARESKQMNGELIKFDNAMVYAAKMDDPRFLELLLKHGGDPNTRNVNNETLLFQAFISGNQWKNVQTLVNHGADVNGSNRRSLEDDTVLSWYTGRGGFDYAYWLLEHGADPTIPEHASESSGKSARQLMVEDIYWEITTPDNLPWQKKCQQWLIERNIPRPPMPEHIRRKREAFKFPSKEEDIPLL, encoded by the coding sequence ATGAGCGTCATTCTTCACAATATGACGACAAAATTCCTCGCAAGCGCGGCATTGATCACACTTCTGCTTGTGGCAGGGTGCTCTGGAACGTCTGCACATGGCGCCGATGGCTATTTCGAGGGAGCGGCATTACGGCTGGCCATTGCTGCTGAAAGCGGCGACGCCGAAGCCATACGTCACCTCGTAAAGGACGAAGGCGTCAATCCGGACAAGGCGTTCTCAATGCGGGACGGAATTCCTCTGATCGCATGGCCGCTGCGGGCCCGCAACATCGAAGGACTGAAAGTGCTGCTCGATGTCGGGGCAGACCCAAATGCGCGTGAGTCGAAACAGATGAATGGAGAGCTGATCAAGTTCGACAACGCGATGGTCTACGCAGCCAAGATGGACGACCCTCGGTTCCTGGAATTGCTGCTGAAGCACGGAGGAGATCCCAACACACGAAACGTCAACAATGAAACGCTTCTCTTCCAAGCCTTCATCAGCGGGAACCAGTGGAAGAATGTCCAGACCCTGGTCAATCACGGCGCAGACGTGAATGGATCCAACCGCAGAAGCCTGGAGGACGACACCGTTCTGAGCTGGTACACGGGAAGAGGCGGATTCGACTACGCTTACTGGTTGCTGGAGCACGGCGCAGACCCCACCATTCCCGAGCACGCATCGGAAAGTTCGGGAAAATCTGCTCGGCAATTGATGGTCGAAGACATCTACTGGGAAATCACCACGCCGGACAACCTGCCGTGGCAGAAGAAGTGCCAGCAGTGGCTGATCGAACGCAACATCCCCCGCCCGCCGATGCCCGAACACATCCGCAGGAAGCGCGAGGCCTTTAAATTCCCGAGCAAGGAAGAAGACATTCCGTTGCTGTGA
- a CDS encoding ankyrin repeat domain-containing protein — MDVHLRRFFMHHALLAAALLLLSGCTPQSTHGASGYFKGKALELAVASEQGEAETITRLIKEEGVDPDKVFARDAGIPLVAWPLRAKNLDGLRTLLDNGADPNARAYKTLDGRRLGYNNAMVYAAKMDDPRFLELLLKHGGDPNTRNSANETLLLQAFLSGNQWKNIQVLIENGANINESSLDLGDDTVLSWYTTRGGFDYAYWLLEHGADPTIAKPEGSSQPGRQKMVEDIYWEITTPDNLPWQKKCQQWLADRNIPRPPMPEHIRRKREAFKFPSREEDIPLL, encoded by the coding sequence ATGGACGTTCACCTCCGACGCTTTTTTATGCATCACGCCCTTCTGGCAGCGGCGCTGCTCCTGCTTTCGGGCTGCACGCCACAGTCAACGCATGGTGCCAGCGGTTACTTCAAGGGAAAGGCACTCGAGCTGGCCGTTGCCAGCGAGCAAGGGGAGGCCGAGACGATCACGCGCCTGATAAAGGAGGAAGGAGTAGATCCTGACAAAGTCTTCGCTCGTGACGCAGGAATCCCTCTGGTGGCGTGGCCACTTCGGGCGAAGAATCTTGATGGGCTACGTACTCTCCTGGACAACGGCGCAGATCCGAATGCACGCGCATACAAGACGCTGGATGGACGCAGGCTTGGTTACAACAATGCGATGGTCTACGCGGCAAAGATGGACGACCCCCGCTTCCTTGAGCTGCTGCTGAAGCACGGCGGAGATCCAAATACACGGAACTCGGCAAATGAGACTCTGCTGCTTCAGGCATTCCTCAGCGGGAATCAGTGGAAGAACATCCAGGTACTGATTGAAAACGGGGCCAACATCAATGAATCAAGCCTGGACCTGGGCGATGACACGGTACTGAGCTGGTACACCACGCGAGGCGGCTTCGACTACGCCTACTGGCTGCTGGAACATGGCGCAGATCCCACGATTGCAAAGCCGGAAGGGTCAAGCCAGCCTGGCCGGCAGAAGATGGTCGAAGACATCTACTGGGAAATCACCACACCGGACAACCTGCCCTGGCAGAAGAAATGCCAGCAATGGCTGGCAGACCGCAACATCCCCCGCCCGCCGATGCCCGAGCACATCCGCAGGAAGCGCGAGGCCTTCAAATTCCCGAGCAGGGAAGAAGACATCCCGTTGCTGTAA
- the yegS gene encoding lipid kinase YegS, with amino-acid sequence MSTPRWRLILNGKSAGNDDLRDAVGHWRDRGVQLEVRVTWEDGDAERYVAEAIDHGVDVIVAAGGDGTLSAVAETLAHRDEPAGALPSLALVPMGTANDFATAAGIPVEPQEAFALIAGGNPRPMDLLRVDADGNPWWCANLASGGFGTQVTVETDAGLKKMLGGLAYVITGIAKLGRIEPITARLSGPDFQWEGGFIALGIGNGRQAGGGQQLCPQALIDDGLLDVTVVPELDGEVAATLGQMLTGGKEAALERVATRAQLPWLQIEAPQPLTLNLDGEPVQARRFRIECVAGRVRMHLPDDCVLLSGR; translated from the coding sequence ATGAGCACACCGCGCTGGCGCCTGATCCTCAATGGCAAGTCCGCAGGCAACGATGACCTGCGCGATGCCGTGGGCCACTGGCGCGACCGTGGCGTGCAGCTGGAAGTGCGGGTGACCTGGGAAGACGGTGACGCCGAGCGCTACGTTGCCGAGGCGATCGACCATGGCGTGGATGTGATCGTGGCGGCCGGTGGTGACGGTACGCTGAGCGCGGTGGCCGAGACCTTGGCGCATCGCGATGAGCCGGCTGGGGCGTTGCCTTCGCTGGCGCTGGTGCCGATGGGCACTGCCAATGACTTTGCGACCGCTGCCGGCATTCCGGTGGAGCCGCAGGAGGCCTTCGCACTGATTGCCGGCGGCAACCCACGCCCCATGGATCTTCTGCGCGTTGATGCCGATGGCAACCCATGGTGGTGCGCCAACCTCGCCAGCGGCGGCTTCGGTACCCAGGTCACGGTGGAAACCGATGCCGGCTTGAAGAAGATGCTTGGTGGTTTGGCCTATGTCATCACCGGCATCGCCAAGCTCGGTCGCATCGAACCGATCACTGCGCGCCTGAGCGGTCCGGATTTCCAGTGGGAAGGCGGGTTCATCGCACTGGGTATCGGCAACGGCCGCCAAGCGGGTGGCGGCCAGCAGCTGTGCCCGCAGGCCCTGATCGATGACGGCCTGCTGGACGTCACCGTGGTGCCGGAACTGGACGGTGAAGTCGCAGCGACCCTTGGACAGATGCTGACCGGCGGCAAGGAAGCGGCGCTGGAACGCGTCGCCACGCGCGCGCAGCTGCCGTGGCTGCAGATCGAAGCGCCTCAGCCGCTGACCTTGAACCTGGACGGCGAACCGGTGCAGGCACGCCGCTTCCGCATCGAATGCGTGGCGGGCAGGGTGCGGATGCACCTGCCGGATGACTGCGTGCTGCTTTCCGGTCGCTGA